A genomic stretch from Komagataeibacter xylinus includes:
- a CDS encoding iron-sulfur cluster assembly accessory protein, which produces MSTPPSPTAEMFRVSDSAASRLREILDEQPATSTGEPALRVAVEAGGCNGFQYKFALEPETRPDDIIIAAGTARVLVDPASMDLLSGAVLDFDDSLMGAHFTVRNPHAASSCGCGTSFSVE; this is translated from the coding sequence ATGTCCACGCCCCCTTCCCCCACGGCCGAGATGTTCCGCGTATCGGATTCGGCAGCCAGTCGCCTGCGCGAGATCCTTGATGAACAGCCTGCCACCTCCACGGGCGAACCGGCTTTGCGGGTAGCGGTCGAAGCGGGTGGCTGCAACGGCTTTCAGTATAAATTCGCGCTTGAGCCTGAAACCCGGCCCGATGACATCATCATTGCCGCAGGCACTGCCCGCGTGCTCGTGGACCCCGCCAGCATGGACCTGCTGAGTGGCGCCGTGCTCGATTTTGATGACAGCCTGATGGGCGCGCATTTCACGGTGCGCAACCCGCATGCCGCCTCCTCGTGCGGGTGTGGCACCAGTTTCTCGGTGGAATGA
- a CDS encoding exodeoxyribonuclease III — protein sequence MMKFVTWNVNSIRQRLDHVLDYLAREQPDVLALQEIKCTTEIFPTDAFKAAGYDSIVVGQKSYNGVAILTRLPHEVTHTALPGWETDPPQARYVEIRAGGLIFGNLYLPNGNSGGSAGYDSKLAFMEALALHAHAMLAAGQDFVLLGDYNVCPTDEDCAPGALPPDDALVRPATRAAFRRLLWLGLTDALRALHPAGRFYTFWDYQAAAWQRDSGLRIDHALLSPRVAERLLTALPARDERGKAQPSDHVPLAVTVADAAG from the coding sequence ATGATGAAATTCGTTACCTGGAACGTCAATTCCATCCGCCAGCGCCTTGACCATGTGCTTGACTACCTTGCCCGCGAACAGCCCGACGTGCTGGCGTTGCAGGAGATCAAGTGCACCACCGAAATCTTCCCCACTGATGCCTTCAAGGCGGCAGGCTATGACAGCATCGTGGTGGGGCAGAAGAGCTATAACGGCGTAGCCATTCTCACGCGCCTGCCGCATGAGGTCACCCATACCGCCCTGCCCGGCTGGGAAACCGACCCGCCGCAGGCCCGCTACGTAGAAATTCGCGCAGGCGGCCTGATATTTGGCAATCTGTACCTGCCCAACGGCAATTCCGGCGGCAGTGCGGGCTACGACTCCAAGCTCGCCTTCATGGAGGCCCTCGCACTGCACGCCCATGCCATGCTCGCGGCCGGGCAGGACTTCGTGCTGCTGGGTGACTACAATGTCTGCCCCACCGATGAAGACTGCGCCCCCGGGGCGCTCCCACCCGATGACGCCCTGGTGCGACCGGCCACCCGCGCGGCCTTCCGCCGCCTGCTCTGGCTGGGCCTGACCGATGCGCTGCGCGCGCTACACCCGGCAGGGCGCTTTTATACGTTCTGGGATTATCAGGCCGCCGCGTGGCAGCGTGACAGCGGGCTGCGCATCGACCATGCCCTGCTCTCGCCCCGGGTGGCCGAACGGCTGCTCACTGCCCTGCCCGCGCGCGACGAACGCGGCAAGGCCCAGCCATCGGACCACGTGCCGCTGGCCGTTACAGTGGCCGACGCGGCGGGCTGA
- a CDS encoding EipB family protein, whose amino-acid sequence MHAVMGPSLTARRIMVRRACYRGMMAGLVAVGLWHGPALAAPPVGMAAHRAVYDLVLSAVGDGDVVTAEGRLTFVLSDMCTAWSTQQQLHVRSVSREGDEHDSDSDYAVLEDKDGSSLIFRADQSENGQASPRIAGEAHMSPGGGRVHYTAPGVHDVALPAGTLFPVAHTASVIAAGQAAQTEIAPPLFDGTVETGALNTYVLLLAREAPPVATPFAALAPLGAQRVHIAYYNPTTRDMGPIFEQGMRYFTNGVADRLDLDFGQFRLAGTLREFRLLPVPDHCPATPPLSPPRRPL is encoded by the coding sequence ATGCACGCCGTGATGGGCCCCTCCCTCACGGCGCGCCGCATTATGGTGCGGCGGGCGTGTTATCGCGGCATGATGGCGGGGCTGGTGGCGGTGGGGCTGTGGCATGGCCCGGCACTCGCTGCCCCGCCCGTAGGGATGGCGGCGCATCGGGCGGTGTATGACCTTGTCCTGTCCGCCGTGGGCGATGGCGATGTGGTGACGGCGGAGGGCAGGCTGACCTTCGTGCTGTCCGACATGTGCACGGCGTGGTCCACCCAGCAGCAGCTGCATGTGCGCAGCGTGAGCCGGGAGGGCGATGAGCATGACAGCGATTCCGATTACGCGGTGCTGGAGGACAAGGATGGCTCATCCCTCATCTTCCGCGCCGACCAGAGCGAAAACGGCCAGGCCAGCCCGCGGATAGCAGGCGAGGCCCATATGAGCCCGGGTGGTGGCAGGGTGCATTATACCGCCCCCGGTGTGCATGATGTGGCGCTGCCCGCGGGCACGCTGTTCCCCGTCGCCCATACTGCCAGCGTGATCGCGGCAGGGCAGGCGGCCCAGACCGAGATCGCACCACCTTTGTTTGATGGCACGGTCGAGACCGGGGCGCTGAATACCTATGTGCTACTGCTGGCACGCGAGGCGCCGCCGGTGGCAACGCCGTTTGCAGCCCTTGCCCCCCTTGGGGCGCAGCGGGTGCATATCGCCTACTACAACCCCACCACGCGCGACATGGGGCCGATATTCGAGCAGGGCATGCGCTATTTCACCAACGGCGTGGCCGACCGGCTGGACCTTGATTTCGGGCAGTTCCGGCTGGCGGGCACGTTGCGCGAGTTCCGGCTGCTGCCAGTGCCCGATCACTGCCCGGCAACACCACCACTCAGCCCGCCGCGTCGGCCACTGTAA
- the aspS gene encoding aspartate--tRNA ligase has product MHPYRTHSCAALRAADAGQTARLSGWVHSKRDHGGLLFIDLRDHFGMTQIVIPAGSPVLETAERVRVESVLTVTGEVVLRDGATKNPNLPTGEIELRAREIEVQSSADVLPLQVAGNEHYPEDLRLTYRYIDLRREKVHRNIMLRAQVIASLRKRMTDLGFVEFQTPILTASSPEGARDFLVPARMHPGKFYALPQAPQQFKQLAMVAGFDRYFQIAPCFRDEAARADRSPGEFYQLDFEMAFATQEDVFATLEPVMEGVFREFGGGRIVSEGPFERIPYATAMEVYGSDKPDLRNPLKLSDVTESFAGSGFGLFARIAADGGQIRAIPAPGAGDRPRAFFDKLNNWARESGAGGLGYIIFAEEGGKGPIAKNLEAERIEAIRAKTGLKAGDAVFFVAGKGDEMVKFSGAVRIRVATELDLIEQNAFRFCWITDFPMYERNEETGEIDFSHNPFSMPQGGMDALQNQDPLTIKAYQYDIVCNGIELSSGAIRNHQPDVMIRAFEIAGYPASEVEARFGGMLNAFRYGAPPHGGSAPGVDRIVMLLADEPNIREVILFPLNQQGEDLMMGAPAPVEPQRLKELSLALDLPRPKPGQKKD; this is encoded by the coding sequence ATGCATCCCTATCGTACCCATAGCTGCGCGGCCCTGCGGGCTGCCGATGCCGGGCAGACGGCCCGCCTTTCCGGATGGGTACACTCCAAGCGCGATCATGGTGGCCTGCTGTTCATTGACCTGCGCGACCATTTCGGCATGACGCAGATCGTGATCCCCGCAGGCTCCCCCGTGCTGGAAACAGCCGAGCGCGTGCGCGTGGAAAGCGTGCTGACCGTGACAGGCGAGGTGGTGCTGCGCGATGGCGCGACCAAGAACCCCAACCTGCCCACCGGCGAGATCGAACTGCGCGCGCGCGAGATCGAGGTCCAGTCCAGCGCCGACGTGCTGCCGCTGCAGGTGGCGGGCAATGAGCACTACCCCGAAGACCTGCGCCTGACCTACCGCTACATCGACCTGCGTCGCGAGAAGGTGCACCGCAACATCATGCTGCGCGCGCAGGTGATCGCGAGCCTGCGCAAGCGGATGACGGATCTTGGCTTTGTCGAGTTCCAGACCCCGATCCTGACTGCCTCCTCGCCCGAAGGCGCGCGTGATTTCCTCGTGCCCGCGCGCATGCATCCGGGCAAGTTCTACGCCCTGCCGCAGGCCCCGCAGCAGTTCAAGCAGCTCGCCATGGTGGCGGGGTTTGACCGTTATTTCCAGATCGCGCCGTGCTTCCGTGATGAAGCGGCGCGTGCCGACCGCTCGCCCGGTGAGTTCTACCAGCTCGATTTCGAGATGGCGTTTGCCACACAGGAAGACGTGTTCGCCACCCTCGAGCCGGTGATGGAAGGCGTGTTCCGTGAGTTCGGCGGCGGCCGTATCGTGAGCGAAGGGCCGTTCGAGCGCATTCCCTACGCCACGGCCATGGAAGTCTATGGCAGCGACAAGCCCGACCTGCGCAATCCGCTCAAACTCTCTGACGTGACCGAGTCCTTCGCGGGCTCCGGCTTTGGCCTGTTTGCCCGCATCGCAGCCGATGGCGGCCAGATCCGCGCCATTCCGGCCCCCGGTGCTGGCGACCGCCCGCGTGCGTTCTTTGACAAGCTCAATAACTGGGCGCGTGAATCCGGTGCCGGTGGCCTGGGCTACATCATCTTCGCGGAAGAGGGCGGCAAGGGGCCGATCGCCAAGAACCTCGAGGCCGAGCGCATCGAGGCCATCCGCGCCAAAACCGGCCTGAAGGCAGGGGACGCCGTGTTCTTTGTCGCGGGCAAGGGGGACGAGATGGTCAAGTTCTCGGGTGCTGTGCGCATCCGTGTTGCGACCGAACTCGACCTGATCGAGCAGAACGCCTTCCGCTTCTGCTGGATCACGGATTTCCCGATGTATGAGCGCAATGAGGAAACGGGCGAGATCGACTTCTCGCACAACCCGTTCTCCATGCCGCAGGGGGGCATGGACGCGCTGCAGAACCAGGACCCGCTGACCATCAAGGCCTATCAGTACGATATCGTGTGCAACGGCATCGAACTCTCCTCGGGTGCGATCCGTAACCACCAGCCGGACGTGATGATCCGTGCCTTCGAGATCGCGGGCTATCCGGCCAGCGAGGTTGAGGCCCGCTTTGGCGGCATGCTCAATGCCTTCCGCTACGGCGCGCCGCCGCATGGTGGCTCGGCGCCGGGTGTGGACCGCATCGTGATGCTGCTTGCCGATGAGCCGAACATCCGCGAAGTCATCCTGTTCCCGCTCAACCAGCAGGGCGAGGACCTGATGATGGGCGCGCCCGCTCCTGTCGAGCCGCAGCGGCTCAAGGAGCTCTCGCTCGCCCTCGACCTGCCACGCCCCAAGCCCGGCCAGAAGAAGGACTGA
- the mtnA gene encoding S-methyl-5-thioribose-1-phosphate isomerase, with protein MKIDNVSYRSVWVDADDGWSVHIFDQTRLPWSLDILRLTERDQVAHAIRTMQVRGAPLIGAVAAYGLALALRHDSSDDAMERDAALLAATRPTAVNLAWAIRRMLTRLRTTPQADRVAAAYDEAGRICDEDVIQNEAIGRQGLELIEEIAARRPGPVNILTHCNAGWIATVDWGTALAPIYMAHDRGIEVHVWVDETRPRNQGASLTAWELGRHGVRHTVIADNAGGHLMQHGQVDLVIVGTDRVTRTGDVANKIGTYLKALAARDNNVPFWVALPSTTIDWTISDGVKEIPIEERNGREVTHIQGRDAEGRVTGVQLVPDGSKAANPAFDVTPARLVTGLITERGRCPATADGLCDLFPEYV; from the coding sequence ATGAAAATTGATAACGTCTCTTATCGCAGTGTCTGGGTGGATGCGGATGATGGCTGGTCGGTCCATATCTTCGACCAGACCCGTCTGCCCTGGTCGCTCGACATCCTGCGCCTGACCGAGCGCGATCAGGTGGCGCATGCCATTCGCACCATGCAGGTGCGTGGCGCGCCGCTGATTGGCGCGGTGGCGGCCTATGGGCTGGCGCTGGCGCTGCGCCATGACAGCAGCGATGATGCCATGGAGCGTGACGCGGCATTGCTTGCCGCTACCCGCCCCACGGCAGTCAACCTGGCCTGGGCCATCAGGCGCATGCTCACCCGCCTGCGCACCACGCCGCAGGCCGACCGCGTGGCCGCCGCCTATGACGAGGCCGGGCGCATCTGTGATGAAGACGTGATCCAGAACGAGGCCATCGGCCGGCAGGGGCTGGAACTGATCGAGGAGATTGCCGCCCGCCGCCCCGGCCCGGTCAATATCCTCACCCACTGCAACGCGGGCTGGATCGCAACCGTGGACTGGGGCACGGCCCTCGCCCCCATCTACATGGCGCATGACCGCGGCATTGAGGTGCATGTGTGGGTGGATGAAACCCGCCCGCGCAATCAGGGCGCCTCGCTCACGGCATGGGAGCTGGGCCGCCATGGGGTCAGGCACACCGTCATTGCCGATAACGCCGGCGGCCACCTGATGCAGCATGGCCAGGTGGATCTCGTGATCGTGGGCACCGACCGCGTGACCCGCACGGGCGATGTGGCCAACAAGATCGGTACCTACCTCAAGGCGCTGGCGGCGCGTGACAATAACGTGCCTTTCTGGGTGGCGCTGCCATCGACCACCATTGACTGGACCATCAGTGACGGCGTGAAGGAAATCCCCATCGAGGAACGTAATGGCCGCGAAGTCACCCATATCCAGGGCCGTGATGCGGAGGGCCGCGTGACAGGCGTGCAACTCGTGCCCGATGGCAGCAAGGCCGCCAATCCGGCTTTTGACGTCACCCCCGCGCGCCTTGTGACCGGCCTGATTACCGAGCGCGGGCGCTGCCCCGCCACGGCAGACGGGCTGTGCGATCTCTTCCCCGAATACGTGTGA
- the htpG gene encoding molecular chaperone HtpG — MTEQTTTTPPETTGEQHEFSAEVGRLLDLVVHALYSEREIFLRELVANAADATDKRRFEALTDGARALPEDAKIRINPDKDARLLTISDDGAGMSKEDLARNLGTIARSGTRAFGEELANARPEDKPSLIGQFGVGFYAAFMVADKVDVISRRAGSDEAWCWSSTGKGNYTISPATREKAGTDIILHIKEDANDFLDSWQLETIVRKWADHISWPITIVKDDGEETSANKGTALWRKPRGEIDEEQLNEFYRHVSHNFDTPWATLHWHAEGTMEFSALLFIPGSKPFEFAEPVRESQIRLHVRRMFITDDAGLLPPWLRFVTGVVDTEDLPLNVSREMLQATPVLARIRKAVTNRVISELKTRSKDEADFEKFWDNFGPTFKEGIWDDATHRTELAAIARFRSSTQEGWTTLDAYLERKKPEQEAIYYLTGDRTEMLSSSPQLEGFRARGIEVLLLSDPVDSFWPERLGVYKDVPIRNISQFHTDLEKFGAPEETQAEKDALEVVIPALKEALGDAVSDVKGTNRLVNSAVVLAAPESGPDLQMIRLMKRSGQQVPDTAPVLQVNPAHPLIADLATRVKNGDPVQDIALTLMDMARIQDGESPKDPTGFAQRLTTILTRLPLTDGPQG, encoded by the coding sequence ATGACGGAACAGACCACTACGACCCCACCCGAAACCACGGGCGAACAGCATGAATTCAGCGCCGAGGTCGGCCGCCTGCTCGACCTTGTTGTGCATGCGCTCTATTCCGAGCGTGAAATCTTCCTGCGCGAGCTCGTCGCCAACGCGGCGGATGCCACCGACAAGCGCCGTTTCGAGGCGCTGACCGATGGCGCGCGCGCCCTGCCCGAAGATGCCAAGATCCGCATCAACCCCGACAAGGATGCCCGCCTGCTGACCATCAGCGATGACGGCGCGGGCATGAGCAAGGAAGACCTTGCCCGCAACCTCGGCACCATCGCCCGCTCCGGCACCCGCGCCTTTGGCGAGGAACTCGCCAACGCCAGGCCCGAGGACAAGCCGAGCCTGATCGGCCAGTTCGGCGTGGGCTTCTATGCCGCTTTCATGGTGGCGGACAAGGTAGACGTGATCTCGCGCCGCGCAGGCAGTGACGAGGCATGGTGCTGGTCCTCCACCGGCAAGGGCAACTACACCATCAGCCCGGCCACGCGTGAAAAGGCGGGTACCGACATCATCCTGCACATCAAGGAAGATGCGAACGACTTCCTCGATTCGTGGCAGCTTGAAACCATCGTGCGCAAATGGGCCGACCACATTTCGTGGCCGATCACCATCGTCAAGGATGATGGCGAGGAAACCTCGGCCAACAAGGGCACGGCGCTGTGGCGCAAGCCGCGTGGCGAGATTGATGAAGAGCAGCTCAACGAGTTCTACCGCCACGTAAGCCACAACTTCGATACGCCCTGGGCCACGCTGCACTGGCATGCCGAAGGCACGATGGAGTTCTCCGCACTGCTGTTCATTCCCGGCAGCAAGCCCTTCGAGTTTGCCGAGCCGGTGCGCGAGAGCCAGATCCGCCTGCATGTGCGCCGCATGTTCATTACCGATGATGCAGGCCTGCTGCCGCCGTGGCTGCGGTTCGTAACCGGCGTGGTCGATACCGAGGACCTGCCGCTCAACGTCTCGCGCGAGATGCTGCAGGCAACCCCGGTGCTCGCCCGCATCCGCAAGGCGGTGACCAACCGCGTGATCTCGGAACTCAAGACCCGCAGCAAGGACGAGGCGGATTTCGAGAAGTTCTGGGATAATTTCGGCCCCACCTTCAAGGAAGGCATCTGGGACGACGCAACCCACCGCACGGAACTCGCCGCCATCGCCCGCTTCCGCTCCAGCACGCAGGAAGGCTGGACCACGCTCGATGCCTACCTTGAGCGCAAAAAGCCCGAGCAGGAAGCCATTTACTACCTGACCGGCGACCGCACGGAAATGCTGTCCTCATCGCCGCAGCTTGAGGGTTTCCGCGCGCGCGGCATCGAGGTGCTGCTGCTGTCCGACCCGGTGGATTCCTTCTGGCCCGAGCGGCTGGGCGTGTACAAGGATGTGCCCATCCGCAACATCAGCCAGTTCCATACCGATCTGGAAAAGTTCGGCGCGCCGGAGGAAACACAGGCCGAAAAGGATGCGCTGGAAGTCGTGATTCCCGCGCTGAAGGAAGCGCTGGGTGATGCGGTGTCTGACGTGAAGGGTACAAACCGCCTCGTCAACAGCGCCGTGGTGCTGGCCGCCCCCGAATCCGGGCCGGACCTGCAGATGATCCGGTTGATGAAGCGCAGCGGCCAGCAGGTGCCCGACACAGCGCCTGTGCTGCAGGTCAACCCGGCCCATCCGCTGATCGCCGATCTCGCCACCCGCGTGAAGAATGGCGACCCGGTGCAGGATATTGCGCTGACGCTGATGGACATGGCCCGGATCCAGGATGGCGAAAGCCCGAAGGACCCCACCGGCTTCGCCCAGCGCCTGACCACGATCCTGACGCGCCTGCCGCTGACGGACGGCCCGCAGGGCTGA
- a CDS encoding NUDIX hydrolase, which produces MTTPQWLIWARDLQALAQSGLTYAESPFDRERYESIRQIAADMMATGSDADMTRVLDLFSTQDGYATPKLVVRAAVFDAQGRMLMVREVLDHDRWTLPGGWADVNLTPVENTVKEVREESGFSVRVTKLAAVWDRDRQGHPPGPFSCCTLYFICELTGGSAETSIETSEIGWFAADQLPTELSLGRVLPGQLTRMFEHAANPDLPTDFD; this is translated from the coding sequence ATGACCACCCCGCAATGGCTTATCTGGGCCCGTGACCTGCAGGCGCTGGCCCAGAGTGGCCTGACCTATGCCGAAAGCCCGTTCGACCGCGAACGCTATGAAAGCATAAGGCAGATTGCAGCCGACATGATGGCCACGGGCAGCGATGCCGACATGACGCGCGTGCTCGATCTGTTCAGCACTCAGGACGGCTATGCCACGCCCAAGCTGGTGGTGCGCGCCGCCGTGTTCGATGCGCAGGGCCGCATGCTGATGGTGCGCGAGGTGCTGGACCATGACCGCTGGACCCTGCCGGGCGGCTGGGCGGATGTGAACCTGACCCCGGTGGAAAACACGGTAAAGGAAGTGCGCGAGGAAAGCGGGTTTAGCGTGCGCGTGACCAAGCTCGCCGCCGTGTGGGACCGCGACCGGCAGGGCCATCCGCCTGGACCGTTTTCGTGCTGCACGCTTTATTTCATCTGCGAACTGACCGGCGGCAGTGCCGAGACCAGTATCGAGACATCGGAGATTGGCTGGTTTGCGGCAGACCAACTGCCCACCGAGCTCTCGCTTGGCCGCGTGCTGCCCGGCCAGTTGACCCGCATGTTCGAACACGCAGCCAACCCGGACCTGCCCACAGATTTTGATTAA
- a CDS encoding cupin domain-containing protein yields MTDLRDPNIPAATVRQLLGLQPHPEGGSYREIWRDTPADGPRGAVSTINFLLAAGERSHWHRVDAAEIWCWQGGSPLVLEMAARQGAPIERIVLGPLPAQGQVLQAVVPPGVWQAAQSWGAWSLMGCQVAPAFVFSQFELAPPGWTPQGDNA; encoded by the coding sequence ATGACAGATTTGCGAGACCCCAACATCCCTGCCGCGACCGTGCGGCAGCTACTGGGCCTGCAACCCCACCCCGAAGGCGGCAGCTACCGCGAAATATGGCGCGACACTCCCGCCGATGGCCCGCGTGGCGCGGTCTCGACCATCAACTTCCTGCTGGCAGCGGGCGAGCGTTCGCACTGGCACCGTGTTGATGCGGCCGAGATCTGGTGCTGGCAGGGCGGCAGCCCGCTGGTGCTTGAAATGGCAGCGCGGCAGGGCGCGCCGATCGAGCGGATCGTGCTCGGCCCGCTGCCCGCACAGGGGCAGGTGCTGCAGGCGGTGGTGCCACCGGGGGTGTGGCAGGCGGCTCAAAGCTGGGGCGCCTGGAGCCTGATGGGCTGCCAGGTAGCGCCCGCCTTTGTTTTCAGCCAGTTTGAACTGGCCCCGCCCGGCTGGACGCCACAAGGAGACAACGCATGA
- a CDS encoding beta-glucosidase, giving the protein MRLSRKIFLLSAVACGVALAQVPAFARHAHDGGGDPADSRARQLLATMSLEDKMSLLFSVDGGGFNGSVAPPGGLGSAAYLRAPKGSGLPDLQISDAGLGVRNPAHIRKNGEAVSLPSGQATASTWDMDMARQAGAMVGREAWQSGFNVILGGGADLTRDPRGGRNFEYAGEDPLQTGLMVGSNIAGVQSQHVISTLKHYAMNDLETSRMTMSADIDPTAMRESDLLGFEIALETGHPGAVMCSYNRVNDLYACENPYLLTKTLKQDWHYPGFVMSDWGGTHSSARAALAGLDQESAGDHTDARPYFRALLAADVKAGRVPEARINDMAQRIVRSLFAAGLVDQPPQRRPLDVVTDTLVAQKDEEEGAVLLRNQGNILPLSPTARIAVIGGHADAGVISGGGSSQVDPIGGEAVKGPGKKEWPGDPVYFPSSPLKAMKAEAPQARITYDSGTSIASAVRAARAADVVVVYATQFTFEGMDAPSMHLDDNADALITAVAAANPHTVVVMETGDPVLMPWNSSVAGVLEAWFPGSGGGPAIARLLFGKVAPSGHLTMTFPQAESQLAHPDIAGVTADNVFEMQFHTDQELVYDEGSDVGYRWFDRNHFKPLYPFGYGLTYTTFSTDGLKVAEHHGQVTATFNVRNTGTRPGVDVPQVYVGLPDGGARRLAGWQRISLAPGESRQVSLQLEPRLLAHFDGKHNRWSVPSGTFRVWLASCATDDSQQATMHLHGRTMAP; this is encoded by the coding sequence ATGAGACTGTCCCGCAAGATATTCCTGTTATCCGCCGTGGCGTGTGGCGTGGCGCTGGCGCAGGTGCCCGCTTTTGCGCGGCATGCGCATGATGGCGGGGGCGACCCGGCTGATAGCCGCGCGCGGCAGCTGCTCGCGACCATGAGCCTTGAGGACAAGATGTCCCTGCTGTTCAGTGTTGATGGCGGTGGCTTCAATGGAAGCGTCGCGCCCCCGGGGGGGCTGGGTTCGGCGGCTTACCTGCGTGCGCCGAAGGGTTCGGGCCTGCCTGACCTGCAGATTTCGGATGCAGGGCTTGGCGTGCGCAACCCGGCGCATATCCGCAAGAATGGTGAGGCGGTTTCCCTGCCGTCCGGCCAGGCCACGGCCAGCACATGGGATATGGACATGGCGCGGCAGGCCGGTGCCATGGTCGGGCGCGAGGCATGGCAGAGCGGCTTCAACGTTATACTTGGCGGGGGCGCGGACCTGACGCGCGACCCGCGTGGCGGCCGCAACTTTGAATATGCCGGCGAGGACCCGCTGCAGACCGGGCTCATGGTGGGCAGCAACATTGCGGGCGTGCAGTCGCAGCATGTGATCTCCACGCTCAAGCATTACGCGATGAACGACCTCGAAACATCGCGCATGACCATGAGTGCGGATATCGACCCCACAGCCATGCGCGAAAGCGACCTGCTGGGCTTCGAGATCGCCCTTGAAACCGGCCATCCCGGCGCGGTCATGTGCTCGTACAACCGCGTCAATGACCTTTATGCATGTGAAAACCCGTACCTGCTGACCAAGACGCTGAAGCAGGACTGGCATTATCCCGGCTTTGTCATGTCTGACTGGGGGGGCACGCATTCCTCTGCGCGCGCGGCGCTGGCGGGTCTGGATCAGGAATCGGCGGGCGATCATACCGATGCCCGCCCCTATTTCCGCGCCCTGCTGGCAGCCGATGTGAAGGCGGGCCGCGTGCCCGAGGCGCGCATCAACGACATGGCGCAGCGCATTGTCCGCTCGCTGTTTGCCGCCGGGCTTGTCGACCAGCCGCCGCAGCGCAGGCCGCTTGATGTGGTGACCGACACCCTCGTGGCCCAGAAGGACGAGGAGGAAGGCGCGGTTCTGCTGCGCAACCAGGGCAACATCCTGCCGCTTTCGCCGACTGCGCGCATTGCCGTCATCGGCGGGCATGCCGATGCGGGCGTGATTTCGGGCGGTGGGTCGAGCCAGGTCGATCCCATCGGTGGCGAGGCGGTGAAGGGGCCGGGCAAGAAGGAATGGCCGGGTGATCCGGTCTATTTCCCGTCCTCGCCGCTCAAGGCCATGAAGGCCGAGGCGCCGCAGGCCCGGATCACCTATGATTCCGGCACCAGTATCGCCTCTGCCGTGCGGGCGGCGCGGGCGGCCGACGTGGTGGTGGTGTATGCAACGCAGTTCACCTTCGAGGGGATGGACGCGCCGAGCATGCACCTTGATGACAATGCTGATGCGCTGATTACGGCAGTGGCGGCAGCCAACCCGCACACGGTGGTGGTGATGGAAACCGGCGATCCGGTGCTGATGCCGTGGAACAGCAGCGTGGCGGGCGTGCTTGAGGCGTGGTTCCCCGGTTCTGGCGGTGGGCCGGCCATTGCCCGGCTGCTGTTTGGCAAGGTGGCGCCCTCGGGGCATCTGACCATGACCTTCCCGCAGGCGGAATCGCAACTGGCCCACCCCGATATTGCAGGGGTAACGGCGGATAACGTGTTCGAGATGCAGTTCCACACCGATCAGGAACTGGTTTACGATGAAGGCAGCGATGTCGGGTACCGCTGGTTCGACCGCAACCACTTCAAGCCGCTCTATCCGTTCGGTTATGGCCTGACCTACACCACGTTCAGCACCGATGGGCTGAAGGTGGCCGAACACCACGGGCAGGTGACGGCCACGTTCAACGTGCGCAATACCGGCACGCGCCCGGGCGTGGATGTGCCGCAGGTCTATGTTGGCCTGCCCGATGGTGGCGCGCGCCGCCTGGCGGGCTGGCAGCGTATCAGCCTGGCGCCGGGCGAGAGCCGTCAGGTTTCCTTGCAGCTTGAGCCGCGCCTGCTGGCGCATTTCGATGGCAAACATAACCGGTGGAGCGTGCCATCGGGCACCTTCCGCGTCTGGCTTGCATCATGCGCCACCGATGACAGCCAGCAGGCCACCATGCACCTGCATGGCCGGACCATGGCGCCCTGA
- the bcsD gene encoding cellulose biosynthesis protein BcsD translates to MTTLNAKPDFSLFLQALSWEIDDQAGIEVRNDLLREVGRGMAGRFQPPLCNTIHQLQIELNALLAMINWGYVKLDLLAEEQAMRIVHEDLPQVGSAGEPAGTWLAPVLEGLYGRWITSQPGAFGDYVVTRDIDAEDLNSVPAQTVIFYMRTRSAAT, encoded by the coding sequence ATGACAACTTTGAACGCAAAACCGGACTTTTCGCTTTTCCTGCAGGCCCTGTCCTGGGAGATCGATGATCAGGCCGGGATCGAGGTCAGGAATGACCTGTTGCGCGAGGTCGGCCGTGGTATGGCTGGTCGTTTCCAGCCGCCGCTGTGCAACACCATCCACCAGCTGCAGATCGAGCTGAACGCCCTGCTGGCCATGATCAACTGGGGCTACGTGAAGCTGGACCTGCTGGCGGAAGAACAGGCCATGCGCATCGTGCATGAAGACCTGCCGCAGGTGGGCAGCGCGGGCGAGCCTGCCGGCACATGGCTTGCCCCGGTGCTGGAAGGGCTTTATGGCCGCTGGATCACGTCGCAGCCCGGCGCATTCGGTGATTATGTCGTAACGCGTGATATTGACGCGGAAGACCTGAACTCGGTCCCCGCCCAGACGGTCATCTTTTACATGCGCACCCGTAGCGCCGCGACCTGA